One Acaryochloris thomasi RCC1774 DNA window includes the following coding sequences:
- a CDS encoding efflux RND transporter periplasmic adaptor subunit, with amino-acid sequence MVPIQQPLTHRPKPPMWLLGLMGAGIVLGVSGVYVIGQSASGDIDLNQLTVPVKSESLTLRIAASGTLIPAQNVNLSPKVAGVVAQLLVEQGDQVEQGQVIARMDRRDLEGQIIQARASVAQAQARLAELRAGNRVEEVAQAQARMSQAQAELARRRDRRPEAVAEASSQVAAAESMAKLSQKRVDRYQGLAEAGAETRDRVDEVIADNQNAQAMLREARMRLQRVQNETEREVQQSVASVQEAQQAFRLSQQGTRPEEIAQAVAATREAEGRLRIVENQFRDTDIRAPFAGIITQKFASVGAFVTPTTSASSTLSSTSASIVSLARELEVVAKVPEIDIGKVRPGQQVEIRADAYPEKTFTGRVRLVSPEAVVDQNVTSFEVRISLLSGQDQLLSGMNTDLTFLGDKVDDAVVVPTVAIATQKGQAGVYLPDEDDKPEFKPVTIGTSVADKTQILDGVEPGERVFIDFPEGVEPEDSEAE; translated from the coding sequence ATGGTCCCGATTCAGCAACCGCTTACCCATAGACCGAAGCCTCCGATGTGGCTGTTGGGCTTGATGGGAGCAGGAATTGTGCTTGGAGTCTCAGGAGTATATGTGATCGGCCAGAGTGCATCTGGCGATATTGATCTCAATCAGCTAACAGTTCCCGTCAAATCAGAAAGTTTAACGCTTCGGATCGCTGCCAGCGGAACGCTGATTCCTGCTCAGAACGTCAATCTCAGCCCTAAGGTCGCAGGCGTTGTAGCGCAGCTTCTCGTTGAGCAGGGCGATCAGGTTGAGCAGGGTCAAGTGATTGCTCGCATGGATCGCCGCGACTTAGAAGGGCAGATTATTCAAGCCCGAGCTTCTGTCGCTCAAGCTCAGGCAAGATTGGCAGAGCTACGGGCCGGAAATCGGGTTGAAGAGGTGGCGCAGGCACAGGCTCGGATGTCTCAAGCGCAGGCCGAATTGGCACGCCGCCGAGATCGTCGCCCAGAGGCAGTGGCCGAAGCCAGCAGTCAAGTCGCAGCCGCTGAATCCATGGCAAAACTCTCCCAAAAGCGGGTGGACCGCTATCAGGGCTTAGCGGAGGCTGGGGCTGAAACGCGCGATCGTGTGGATGAAGTCATTGCAGACAATCAGAATGCCCAGGCAATGCTGCGAGAGGCTAGAATGCGGCTCCAGAGGGTCCAAAACGAGACGGAGAGAGAGGTCCAGCAGTCTGTTGCCAGCGTTCAAGAGGCTCAGCAAGCGTTCCGTTTATCTCAACAGGGCACACGTCCCGAAGAAATTGCGCAAGCTGTTGCCGCGACTCGAGAAGCTGAGGGTCGCTTGCGAATCGTTGAAAATCAATTTCGAGATACAGACATTCGCGCCCCGTTTGCAGGGATTATCACGCAGAAGTTTGCCTCCGTGGGCGCTTTTGTCACCCCCACGACCTCAGCATCTTCCACCCTATCTTCAACGTCAGCTTCTATTGTGTCGCTGGCAAGAGAGTTAGAGGTGGTCGCGAAGGTGCCGGAAATCGATATTGGCAAGGTTAGACCTGGCCAGCAGGTCGAAATCAGAGCTGATGCCTATCCCGAAAAAACCTTTACAGGACGGGTTCGTCTGGTCTCTCCTGAAGCGGTTGTGGATCAAAATGTCACGTCATTTGAGGTGCGTATATCACTGCTGAGCGGACAGGACCAGCTGCTATCAGGGATGAATACAGACCTCACCTTTTTGGGTGACAAGGTAGATGATGCGGTGGTGGTGCCGACGGTTGCGATCGCAACCCAAAAGGGCCAAGCCGGTGTCTATCTCCCTGACGAGGACGACAAACCAGAATTCAAGCCCGTCACCATCGGCACCTCTGTTGCTGACAAAACCCAGATTTTAGATGGCGTAGAACCGGGCGAGCGTGTCTTCATCGACTTCCCGGAGGGCGTAGAGCCGGAGGACAGTGAGGCAGAATAA
- a CDS encoding HEAT repeat domain-containing protein: MSTLTAALEVLQSGDFHARWDAAKALAGFGEQAIAPLAQLLQSPDSDVELQWVAARALGDFQHPDALMALATSLCTTEDDEISEIAAETLGSMGAAAIPILEDYLQSHQTTLPAIQALAHIRDAKTIPLLLQAAQQERAEIRAAAMEALSAFHRPQVVPALIQGLSDLSPQVRQIAVMGLGYRPQEPLDWMTLVQPLLHDDSLQVSQQTALTLGRLGLTQPLLNHLKTDCSVALKRTVIQALGRVGNRQALQHLRQAFQLAAASESWDLARGVIDEIATLQTQQPLATQMLLEILEQPQPMMILNAIATALGQLRQPEAMEALIQLLAQPDLGVRLHAIAALKQLQNCNVHQHLQTLANNPEVTAELTTGVTLALQEW; encoded by the coding sequence ATGTCAACACTGACCGCCGCACTTGAGGTTTTACAATCCGGTGACTTTCATGCCCGCTGGGATGCGGCCAAGGCACTTGCGGGTTTTGGAGAACAAGCAATCGCACCCCTGGCGCAGCTTTTGCAGAGTCCTGACTCTGATGTAGAGCTGCAGTGGGTGGCGGCACGGGCGCTGGGTGACTTTCAGCACCCTGATGCACTAATGGCATTAGCCACTTCGCTCTGTACCACTGAAGATGACGAGATTAGCGAAATTGCCGCGGAGACCCTAGGCAGTATGGGGGCAGCGGCGATTCCGATTTTAGAGGACTATCTGCAGAGCCATCAGACGACGTTACCTGCGATTCAAGCACTAGCCCATATCCGTGATGCTAAAACAATTCCCCTGCTGCTGCAGGCCGCTCAGCAGGAACGGGCAGAGATTCGGGCAGCGGCGATGGAAGCACTTAGCGCTTTTCATAGACCTCAAGTTGTCCCTGCTCTGATACAAGGACTGAGCGATCTGAGTCCTCAGGTACGGCAGATCGCTGTGATGGGGCTTGGATATCGGCCACAAGAGCCACTCGACTGGATGACTCTGGTTCAGCCGCTGCTGCACGATGACAGCTTGCAGGTTAGTCAGCAGACAGCCTTAACCCTGGGACGGTTGGGGTTGACCCAGCCTTTGCTGAACCATTTAAAGACAGATTGTTCTGTTGCACTGAAGCGCACGGTTATTCAAGCTTTGGGGCGGGTGGGTAATCGTCAGGCTTTGCAGCATCTAAGGCAGGCATTTCAGTTAGCAGCGGCATCAGAGTCTTGGGATCTGGCGCGAGGCGTGATTGATGAGATCGCAACTCTACAAACCCAGCAGCCATTGGCCACCCAAATGTTGCTAGAGATTCTAGAGCAGCCGCAGCCGATGATGATTTTAAATGCGATCGCAACTGCCCTCGGTCAACTCAGACAACCCGAAGCGATGGAGGCCCTGATTCAGCTTTTGGCCCAGCCGGATTTAGGGGTTCGACTACATGCGATCGCAGCCCTCAAACAGCTCCAGAACTGTAATGTGCACCAGCACTTGCAGACCTTAGCAAATAATCCTGAAGTGACGGCCGAGCTCACCACGGGAGTGACTCTTGCTCTCCAAGAATGGTAG
- a CDS encoding response regulator, with product MTSRNFQVLLVEDDPGDAELTRIGLARTGAALDLNVVGNGQDALSYLRNEGQYANVQRPNLILLDLNLPGLSGKEVLQTVKQEKNFKSIPVVVLTTSDADEDILGTYALGANCYVRKPSDLDQFMQMVEQVQHFWLTTAELPLQNE from the coding sequence ATGACATCCCGTAATTTTCAAGTTCTGTTAGTTGAAGATGATCCCGGTGATGCTGAACTCACTCGCATTGGTCTAGCTCGCACTGGGGCTGCCCTAGACCTTAACGTGGTGGGTAATGGACAGGATGCACTTAGTTATCTACGCAATGAGGGTCAGTATGCCAACGTACAACGCCCCAACTTAATTCTTTTAGATTTGAATTTACCTGGCCTGAGCGGCAAAGAAGTTTTACAGACTGTCAAACAAGAAAAAAATTTCAAGTCAATTCCTGTGGTTGTGTTGACAACCTCAGATGCAGATGAAGATATCTTGGGGACCTATGCACTGGGAGCTAATTGCTACGTAAGGAAGCCGAGCGACCTGGATCAGTTTATGCAAATGGTTGAGCAAGTCCAGCACTTCTGGCTCACGACTGCCGAGCTACCGTTGCAGAATGAATGA
- a CDS encoding response regulator, with protein sequence MHPLGKLKSVLLIDDDGADNYIHRIHLESSGLIETVHEFLYADEALEYLQASDHEAVDLIFLDIHLPRMDGFEFLRACRDLKVSRQTEVVLLATHLSPHVLEQIAQFPEILTSCSKPLTKTCADDILKFVLQSNRRQSDPALTNTTETQAMVLPNFLA encoded by the coding sequence ATGCACCCGCTAGGCAAACTTAAGTCAGTTCTCTTAATAGACGATGATGGAGCTGACAACTACATTCATCGTATTCATCTTGAGTCGTCTGGCTTAATCGAAACGGTTCATGAATTCCTCTACGCTGATGAGGCACTGGAATATTTGCAGGCCAGTGATCATGAAGCTGTCGATCTAATCTTTTTAGATATCCACCTGCCTCGCATGGATGGCTTTGAGTTTCTAAGGGCTTGTCGTGATCTCAAGGTTTCTAGGCAGACAGAAGTTGTTTTATTAGCAACGCATTTGTCCCCTCATGTTCTTGAGCAGATCGCGCAATTTCCAGAAATCTTGACTAGCTGTTCTAAGCCACTGACAAAGACATGTGCCGACGATATTCTTAAGTTCGTTCTACAGTCCAATAGGCGTCAAAGCGATCCAGCTCTTACGAACACCACGGAGACACAAGCTATGGTGTTGCCGAACTTCTTAGCTTAA
- a CDS encoding ABC transporter permease — MDIVESVKMAGATLIANRLRSSLTMLGMIIGNASVISMIAVGQGAEKYAAGQFESLGPNSLFIVPGSDRARRRTFEVPKTLVLADAEAIRTQVPTVQGVAPQIQEQLSVVYGNVNTSISVTGTDENYAAVRDHDVAQGRFITALDVKRGNPIAVIGSDVVDKVFGSTNPLGKQLRLNNLSFQIVGIMETKGSFLGSSQDDVIFIPLSVMADRLSGSTSPFGTQLTFISVSARNQASIPAAQFQIRNLLRLRHKIIDEDDFTVRSQKQALEIIGNVSGALTVMLAAIASISLLVGGIGIMNIMLVSVTERIQEIGLRKAIGASQQDILVQFMIEAIILSAAGGLIGTAVGVGGTLVVGAFTPLETGISIPAVVMAVSVSGGIGLFFGVVPARRAARMDPIVALRSA; from the coding sequence ATGGATATTGTTGAGAGCGTTAAGATGGCCGGGGCCACCCTGATTGCCAATCGGCTCCGCAGCAGCTTGACCATGCTGGGCATGATTATTGGCAACGCCTCCGTGATTTCGATGATTGCTGTCGGGCAAGGAGCAGAGAAATATGCAGCTGGGCAGTTTGAATCACTCGGTCCTAATTCTCTATTTATTGTCCCCGGTAGCGACAGAGCAAGGCGGCGCACCTTTGAGGTTCCCAAGACTCTTGTTCTGGCCGATGCCGAAGCGATTAGGACTCAAGTTCCAACGGTCCAGGGGGTTGCTCCGCAAATTCAAGAGCAGCTTTCTGTTGTATACGGAAACGTCAATACCAGCATTTCAGTGACGGGCACCGACGAAAATTATGCTGCGGTGCGCGACCATGACGTCGCTCAGGGGCGATTTATTACGGCTCTCGATGTTAAACGCGGCAATCCTATAGCCGTCATTGGCTCTGATGTCGTAGATAAAGTCTTTGGCAGCACAAATCCCCTAGGCAAACAACTGCGGCTCAACAACCTCAGTTTTCAAATCGTGGGAATTATGGAGACGAAAGGTTCTTTCCTTGGCTCCAGTCAAGATGACGTCATTTTTATTCCGCTGTCGGTGATGGCGGATCGGCTGTCAGGTTCCACTTCTCCCTTCGGGACTCAGCTCACTTTTATTTCGGTTTCTGCCCGCAATCAGGCCAGTATTCCAGCCGCACAGTTCCAGATTCGCAACCTGCTGCGGCTCCGGCACAAGATAATCGATGAAGATGATTTCACGGTGCGATCGCAAAAGCAGGCCCTCGAAATTATTGGCAACGTCAGCGGTGCCTTAACCGTTATGCTCGCCGCCATTGCCAGCATCTCGCTCTTGGTCGGCGGCATCGGCATTATGAATATCATGTTGGTTTCTGTGACCGAGCGCATTCAAGAAATTGGCCTGCGGAAAGCCATTGGCGCTTCACAGCAGGATATTTTGGTGCAGTTCATGATTGAAGCCATCATTCTCTCAGCGGCAGGCGGCCTGATCGGGACCGCAGTTGGCGTCGGCGGCACCCTCGTAGTAGGAGCCTTCACACCCTTAGAGACGGGCATTTCAATCCCTGCCGTGGTTATGGCAGTCAGCGTTTCCGGCGGCATTGGTCTCTTCTTCGGCGTCGTGCCCGCCCGTCGCGCCGCCAGGATGGATCCCATTGTCGCGCTCCGCAGCGCCTAA
- a CDS encoding chemotaxis protein CheB, with protein MSNSDPSESQLLVDSQNSHPLLVVGIGASAGGLKALEQFFENMPQGSGAAFVVIQHLSPDFKSLMNELLGRRTQMGIYKVEEGMALEPNAIYLIPPGKNLVIEENRLRLSDQHRGTGSPLNLPIDIFFQSLAKHCAERSIGIVLSGTGSDGTRGLQDIHQAGGIALVQDPTTAEFDGMPQSAINTDIIDQVAPPSELAQVIYHFSQSPIDAQQFRAETSLLRAGSQKLQHIISILAEQGQFDFSHYKPNTLSRRIHRRCVIAGFTDLDDYIEYLTNTATEQALLRTNLLISVTRFFRDLDAWDFIEQEVMPQLVANTKEKTQLRIWVTACATGEEAYSMAILAHEAIKRSGRSIDVKIFATDVHVAALEKAAQGVYPASIANDLTEERLQHYFTPKENTFEVSRQLREMLIFAPHNLGKDAGFTRMSLVSCRNVLIYLQPDLQQRVLRNLHFSLIAQGVLFLGESETLADLQEEFGTLHQRNKIFQKLRDVRLPISMQGSGQLSSPVSRYTAQTISPPRLDPMLSEAFKSFLVAGNITCLIVDPDHQLLHVCGDPLNILQMPDGPVTRELTKMVPQPLQLPLSTALHRAQRNQETVEYTGIQLTGEDTAQSINLKVTYHQSSKLGKAFILVAISSVESLSLGITTAAQTFEADTEVTQRIMQLEHELQQTRENLQATIEELETTNEEQQATNEELVASNEELQSTNEELHAVNEELYTVNAEYQSKIQELTDLNNDVDNLLSNIDIGVIFLDAKLRIRKFTSAATQFLNLVNADVGRPLGHFSHNLDCPDLLETLTTVMETDDSIEQEVSVNSGGAPLLMRVHPYRLQGQQSQGVVLTFVNISTIKQAQVLLRQEVNDRKRAEAALQTLNKTLEQRVKEQTAELLLANRQLLQEVSERKQVQAELDQFFEVSLHLLCIANVDGYFKRLNPSFEKILGHSSAELLERPFVDFIHPDDINATLAEVNKQSQGFRTAYFENRYRCRDGSYRWLAWSSVPAPDGRIYATASDITELKHTQASLRLKNAELDAIFRALPDAVVFADLDRQIQMVNPAFNELFGYTTADILGQSTQRLYANPTDYEAQSQTRFNLEAADQLKPYEICYRHQDGETFPAETVGTTVQAENGETVGFIGVVRDIRDRKATERSIQRQLVAMESASIGIAMLNAGRFIYVNQAHSHLFGFSGSQALIDQPWQSLYEADQIAVIEQEIFPQLQEKGYWKGEVQAKRQDGQLFDEELSLSLTPAGDLICLCQDITERKQVENHQESLLDALTRSNRDLEQFAYVASHDLREPLRKVKSFSELLVQGYREQLDSNARQYIDFMTSGVERMEALIQDLLTYSRLSQDTNTLVEVDLGTTLKAVLQDLALLIDEHQASITYCDSELPTITANAMAMQQLFLNLISNAIKFRSDKPPTINISVQKQPQGWLIAVEDNGIGLDQKFKDRIFVIFQRLHSRTQYPGTGIGLALCRKIIENLGGRIWVESEVGQGSTFYFTLPQEFNMLMH; from the coding sequence ATGTCTAACTCTGACCCATCAGAGTCGCAATTATTAGTGGATTCTCAGAATTCTCATCCCCTTCTAGTCGTAGGGATAGGAGCCTCTGCTGGCGGTCTCAAGGCACTGGAGCAGTTCTTTGAAAACATGCCCCAAGGCAGTGGAGCAGCCTTCGTGGTCATTCAGCATCTCTCTCCCGACTTTAAGAGTCTTATGAATGAGCTGCTGGGACGACGCACTCAAATGGGTATCTATAAAGTAGAAGAGGGCATGGCCTTAGAGCCAAACGCCATTTACCTGATACCCCCAGGAAAAAACCTCGTTATCGAAGAGAACCGTCTCCGTCTATCCGATCAACATCGGGGAACAGGTTCTCCCCTCAACCTTCCCATTGACATCTTTTTCCAGTCCCTAGCCAAACACTGTGCAGAGCGCTCCATTGGAATTGTTCTTTCTGGGACAGGCAGCGACGGCACCCGTGGACTTCAAGATATTCACCAAGCCGGCGGCATTGCCTTAGTTCAAGATCCCACAACGGCTGAGTTTGACGGGATGCCCCAGAGCGCTATTAACACAGACATTATTGATCAGGTCGCTCCACCTTCAGAACTCGCCCAAGTCATTTACCACTTCAGCCAGTCCCCTATTGATGCCCAGCAGTTTAGGGCTGAGACCAGTCTCCTACGCGCAGGTTCACAAAAACTGCAGCACATTATTTCCATTTTGGCTGAGCAAGGCCAGTTTGATTTTTCTCACTACAAACCCAATACGTTAAGTCGTCGGATTCATCGCCGCTGCGTCATTGCAGGGTTTACCGATCTTGATGACTATATTGAGTACTTAACCAACACAGCCACAGAGCAGGCACTGCTCCGCACCAATCTACTGATCAGCGTCACCCGTTTCTTTAGAGATCTAGACGCCTGGGACTTTATCGAACAGGAGGTGATGCCGCAGCTCGTAGCGAACACAAAAGAGAAGACTCAGCTCCGTATTTGGGTCACAGCCTGTGCCACGGGTGAAGAAGCCTACTCAATGGCTATCCTTGCCCATGAAGCCATTAAACGCTCTGGGCGATCCATTGACGTCAAGATTTTTGCCACTGATGTTCATGTGGCAGCCTTAGAAAAAGCGGCCCAAGGCGTTTACCCGGCCAGCATTGCCAATGACTTAACAGAAGAGCGTCTCCAACACTATTTCACCCCAAAAGAGAATACCTTCGAAGTCAGCCGCCAACTGCGAGAGATGCTGATTTTTGCCCCTCACAATTTGGGTAAAGATGCAGGCTTCACGCGCATGAGCTTGGTGAGCTGCCGCAATGTTTTGATTTATCTGCAACCTGACCTGCAGCAGCGGGTGCTGCGCAATCTTCACTTTTCGCTAATCGCTCAGGGCGTCCTGTTTTTGGGGGAATCAGAAACCCTAGCCGACCTGCAAGAAGAGTTCGGCACCCTGCATCAACGGAATAAAATTTTTCAGAAACTGCGGGATGTTCGCCTCCCAATTAGTATGCAGGGGTCAGGTCAACTTTCAAGTCCAGTCTCTCGCTATACAGCCCAGACTATCAGTCCACCACGACTCGATCCAATGCTGAGTGAGGCATTTAAGTCGTTCTTAGTGGCGGGCAATATCACCTGCTTAATCGTTGATCCAGATCATCAACTCCTCCATGTCTGTGGCGATCCGCTCAACATACTGCAGATGCCAGACGGTCCCGTCACTCGAGAGTTGACAAAGATGGTGCCGCAGCCGTTGCAGCTCCCGCTCAGCACAGCACTTCATAGAGCACAGCGGAATCAAGAAACAGTAGAGTACACAGGCATTCAGCTAACTGGGGAAGACACAGCTCAAAGTATCAACTTGAAGGTCACCTATCATCAAAGCAGTAAATTAGGCAAAGCCTTTATATTGGTCGCAATTTCGTCGGTGGAGTCCTTATCCTTAGGTATCACTACTGCTGCCCAAACCTTTGAAGCAGATACAGAAGTCACCCAGCGAATTATGCAGTTAGAGCATGAACTGCAGCAAACTCGTGAAAATTTACAGGCCACAATTGAAGAGCTAGAAACCACCAATGAAGAGCAGCAGGCGACCAATGAAGAGCTGGTCGCTTCTAATGAGGAGCTGCAGAGTACAAATGAAGAGCTACACGCCGTTAATGAAGAACTCTACACCGTTAATGCAGAGTACCAATCTAAAATTCAAGAACTCACTGACCTCAACAATGACGTTGATAATTTGCTCAGCAATATTGATATTGGCGTCATCTTTCTAGACGCAAAGCTAAGAATTCGGAAGTTTACCTCTGCTGCAACTCAATTCTTGAACCTCGTCAATGCGGATGTGGGTCGGCCTCTGGGTCATTTTTCCCATAACCTTGACTGCCCTGACCTGCTGGAGACGCTAACGACAGTCATGGAGACAGACGACTCCATTGAGCAGGAAGTGAGCGTTAATTCAGGCGGTGCCCCACTATTAATGCGGGTTCATCCTTATCGTCTTCAAGGTCAGCAATCGCAAGGTGTTGTCCTGACCTTCGTGAATATCAGCACCATCAAACAGGCTCAGGTACTGCTGCGACAGGAAGTCAACGATCGCAAGCGGGCTGAAGCGGCTCTACAAACCCTCAATAAGACACTGGAGCAGCGGGTCAAGGAGCAAACTGCTGAACTGTTACTAGCCAATCGCCAGCTATTGCAAGAGGTCTCTGAGCGTAAGCAAGTTCAGGCAGAACTCGATCAATTTTTTGAGGTGTCCCTTCACTTACTGTGTATTGCCAATGTTGATGGCTACTTTAAGCGGCTCAATCCCAGCTTTGAAAAAATATTGGGGCACAGTTCCGCTGAACTCCTAGAGCGACCGTTCGTTGACTTTATTCATCCAGATGACATCAACGCGACACTCGCTGAAGTTAACAAACAGTCCCAGGGTTTTAGAACAGCTTACTTTGAAAACCGCTATCGCTGCCGAGACGGATCCTATCGCTGGTTGGCTTGGTCCAGCGTTCCTGCACCAGATGGCAGGATCTACGCAACCGCCAGTGACATCACAGAGCTTAAGCATACACAAGCTTCTTTACGTCTCAAGAACGCGGAGTTAGATGCTATTTTTCGTGCCCTGCCAGACGCTGTTGTGTTTGCCGATCTAGATCGGCAAATTCAAATGGTAAACCCTGCCTTCAATGAGCTTTTCGGCTACACTACGGCAGATATTCTGGGTCAGTCGACTCAGCGACTCTATGCCAATCCCACAGACTACGAAGCCCAGAGCCAAACTCGGTTTAACTTAGAAGCTGCGGATCAACTCAAGCCCTATGAAATTTGCTACCGTCACCAGGATGGAGAGACCTTTCCAGCTGAAACGGTCGGCACCACGGTTCAAGCTGAAAATGGAGAGACGGTGGGATTTATTGGGGTCGTGCGAGATATTCGCGATCGCAAAGCCACAGAACGCAGCATTCAACGTCAGCTGGTCGCAATGGAATCAGCAAGCATCGGCATTGCGATGCTCAATGCTGGTCGATTTATTTACGTCAATCAGGCCCATAGTCACCTCTTTGGCTTTAGTGGGTCTCAAGCTTTAATCGACCAGCCCTGGCAAAGTCTCTACGAAGCAGATCAAATAGCCGTTATTGAGCAAGAAATCTTTCCACAATTACAGGAAAAGGGTTACTGGAAAGGAGAAGTTCAGGCAAAGCGCCAGGATGGACAGCTCTTTGACGAAGAGCTGTCTCTGTCCTTGACCCCTGCAGGTGATCTCATCTGTCTCTGCCAAGACATCACCGAGCGCAAGCAGGTTGAGAATCACCAAGAGAGTCTTTTGGATGCCCTGACCCGCTCCAATCGGGATCTTGAGCAGTTTGCCTACGTCGCCTCCCACGACCTTCGAGAACCGCTCCGTAAAGTCAAAAGCTTTTCTGAATTGTTGGTACAGGGCTACAGAGAGCAGTTAGATAGCAATGCCCGACAATATATCGACTTCATGACCAGCGGTGTGGAGCGCATGGAAGCCCTGATTCAAGACCTGTTGACCTACTCGCGTCTCAGTCAAGACACCAACACACTCGTCGAGGTTGATCTTGGGACAACGTTAAAGGCTGTATTGCAGGACCTAGCATTGCTCATTGATGAGCACCAAGCCTCTATTACCTATTGCGATAGCGAGCTGCCCACAATCACAGCAAATGCCATGGCTATGCAGCAGCTCTTTCTCAACCTGATCAGCAATGCCATTAAGTTCAGAAGCGACAAACCACCCACTATCAACATTTCTGTTCAAAAGCAGCCGCAAGGATGGCTCATTGCTGTAGAGGATAACGGAATCGGGCTTGATCAAAAATTCAAGGACCGTATTTTTGTGATCTTTCAGCGCCTCCATAGCCGTACCCAGTATCCTGGAACGGGGATTGGTCTCGCACTTTGTCGGAAAATTATAGAAAATCTTGGCGGACGAATCTGGGTTGAGTCAGAAGTGGGTCAAGGCTCTACTTTTTACTTCACGCTGCCGCAGGAGTTCAATATGCTCATGCACTGA